In Sneathia sanguinegens, a single window of DNA contains:
- a CDS encoding ORF6N domain-containing protein: MAEENREIVVIDETTMKSKIYYIRNQKVMLDFELAEIYGYETKTFNQQVKNNIEKFDEDFRFQLTKDEWEFLRSKILTSKSDEGAGGRRYMPYAFTEQGIYMLMTVLKGELAVKQSKALIRMFKQMKDFIIENQDFISSKELVQIAVQTNENTKDIAEIKSRMATKEDLKKVMDNFIDPDTYKHFLLMNGDKIEADVAYTKIYKSAKKSIYVIDNYIGLKTLELLRAAKDNVEVIIFSYNVRNKDMLTKNILNDFRRDYPNINLKMKIAGRKYHDRYIAIDYGAENEAFYLCGASSKDAGNKISSITKIEESSKDMYHTMFGGMLSNKDLKI; this comes from the coding sequence ATGGCAGAAGAAAACAGAGAAATTGTAGTGATAGATGAAACTACAATGAAAAGTAAGATTTACTATATAAGAAATCAAAAGGTTATGCTTGATTTTGAACTTGCTGAAATATATGGATATGAAACAAAAACATTTAATCAGCAAGTTAAGAATAACATAGAAAAATTTGATGAAGATTTTAGATTTCAACTTACAAAAGATGAATGGGAATTTTTGAGGTCAAAAATTTTGACCTCAAAATCAGATGAAGGGGCAGGTGGTAGAAGATATATGCCTTATGCCTTTACAGAACAGGGAATCTATATGCTTATGACCGTATTAAAAGGAGAACTTGCTGTTAAGCAAAGTAAGGCTTTAATACGAATGTTTAAGCAGATGAAAGACTTTATAATCGAAAATCAAGATTTTATTAGCTCAAAAGAATTAGTGCAAATAGCAGTACAGACAAATGAAAATACAAAGGATATAGCTGAAATAAAGTCGCGAATGGCTACAAAAGAAGATTTGAAAAAGGTGATGGATAATTTTATAGATCCGGACACTTACAAGCATTTCCTTTTGATGAATGGAGATAAGATTGAAGCGGATGTTGCCTATACTAAAATATATAAGTCTGCAAAGAAAAGCATTTATGTAATAGATAACTATATAGGACTTAAAACATTGGAACTTTTAAGAGCTGCAAAAGATAATGTCGAAGTCATTATATTTAGCTACAATGTCAGAAATAAAGATATGCTTACAAAAAATATCCTAAACGATTTTAGAAGAGATTATCCAAATATTAACTTAAAAATGAAGATAGCAGGAAGAAAGTACCATGATAGATATATTGCTATTGACTATGGAGCAGAAAATGAAGCCTTTTATCTTTGTGGAGCATCATCGAAGGATGCAGGTAATAAAATATCAAGCATTACCAAGATAGAAGAATCTTCTAAAGATATGTATCATACAATGTTTGGTGGAATGTTAAGCAATAAAGATTTGAAAATTTAA
- a CDS encoding virulence RhuM family protein, translating to MSKEKDKKEIQIRSSAAEYLTFIAANGNNQEAIEIRYENENIWLTQKMMAALYDVSVSAINQHLKKIFDDNELDENSVIKKYLITANDGKSYNTKHYNLQTIIAVGFKVNNERAVQFRKWANQIVPVFCSFLFSCI from the coding sequence ATGAGTAAAGAAAAGGATAAAAAAGAAATTCAAATTAGATCATCTGCTGCTGAATACTTGACTTTTATTGCAGCTAACGGTAATAACCAAGAAGCCATTGAAATTAGATATGAAAATGAAAATATTTGGCTAACTCAAAAGATGATGGCAGCTCTTTATGATGTAAGTGTATCGGCAATAAATCAACATCTAAAAAAAATATTTGACGATAACGAACTAGACGAAAATTCAGTTATTAAGAAATACTTAATAACTGCAAATGACGGAAAATCATATAATACAAAACACTATAACCTACAAACAATTATTGCAGTAGGATTTAAAGTAAATAACGAACGTGCCGTCCAATTTAGAAAGTGGGCGAACCAAATTGTACCTGTATTCTGTTCATTTTTATTTTCTTGCATATAG
- a CDS encoding helix-turn-helix domain-containing protein: MAFADRLKNFREKEHLSQTDFAKMIGISTRTLVHYEDGERYPRDIEVYKKIAEVMDCDYNYLLEESDEFLNRVYNMSGKKELEKARALTEGISSLFAGKEISDEDKDAAFEAITRAYWEAKRENKKYKDYVIL, from the coding sequence ATGGCTTTTGCGGATAGATTAAAGAATTTTCGTGAAAAAGAACATTTAAGTCAAACAGATTTTGCAAAAATGATAGGAATAAGTACAAGAACTCTTGTACATTATGAAGACGGAGAAAGATACCCAAGAGATATCGAGGTTTACAAAAAAATAGCTGAAGTTATGGACTGTGATTACAATTATCTTCTAGAAGAAAGTGACGAGTTTTTAAATCGAGTTTATAACATGAGTGGCAAAAAAGAATTAGAAAAAGCAAGAGCATTAACAGAAGGTATAAGTTCTTTATTTGCAGGTAAAGAAATTTCTGACGAAGATAAAGATGCTGCTTTTGAAGCTATTACCCGTGCCTATTGGGAGGCTAAAAGAGAAAACAAGAAATACAAAGATTATGTGATTTTATGA
- a CDS encoding helix-turn-helix transcriptional regulator, giving the protein MKNIISQLRKQHKITQEELANEVGVTRQTITSIETGKYIASLPLAFKIAKFFDMSIEEIFSIEEDD; this is encoded by the coding sequence ATGAAAAATATAATTTCTCAATTAAGAAAACAACATAAAATAACTCAAGAAGAATTGGCAAATGAAGTTGGAGTAACAAGACAGACCATAACTTCCATTGAAACTGGAAAATATATAGCGTCACTGCCGTTGGCTTTTAAAATTGCTAAGTTTTTTGATATGAGTATCGAAGAAATATTTAGTATAGAGGAGGATGATTAA
- a CDS encoding DNA/RNA helicase domain-containing protein, translating into MYGNLEVDIVFVDEAHLLLTRSTRFYNKNNKKCNNMLEDIVKKAKVTIAMFDENQILTTEQYLSDSDINKFRNMSEFPVIRLKTQLRINSSKEVLDWINNFIENGIINELPTNLGNYEIKFFDTPDKLNEAIKNKANNDKTKLSRLIATYDWDYNFKNKDISMVSEEASKYNCVNIGDWHMPWNNAIPHKSSNKNDAWAEQKETINEVGSTFTIQGFDLNYAGVILGPSIKYENGKIVYDTSKKAYDKMTRKRTITEDVKQSFAEKFSKNELRILMTRGVNGLYIYACDENLRNYLMKLQKK; encoded by the coding sequence ATTTATGGTAATTTAGAAGTTGATATTGTATTTGTTGATGAAGCTCATCTTCTTTTAACTCGATCAACACGATTTTATAATAAGAACAATAAAAAATGTAATAATATGTTAGAAGACATTGTAAAAAAAGCTAAAGTTACTATTGCTATGTTTGATGAAAATCAAATACTTACAACCGAACAATATTTATCTGATAGTGACATTAATAAATTTAGAAATATGTCTGAATTCCCAGTAATACGTTTAAAAACTCAATTAAGAATAAATAGTTCAAAAGAAGTTCTTGATTGGATAAATAATTTTATTGAAAATGGTATAATTAACGAATTACCTACTAACTTAGGTAATTATGAAATAAAATTCTTTGACACTCCAGATAAACTTAATGAAGCTATTAAAAATAAAGCAAATAATGATAAGACTAAATTGTCTAGACTTATAGCTACATATGACTGGGACTATAATTTTAAGAATAAAGATATTTCTATGGTATCAGAAGAAGCTAGTAAATATAATTGTGTAAATATAGGTGACTGGCATATGCCATGGAACAATGCTATACCTCATAAATCAAGCAATAAAAATGATGCATGGGCTGAACAAAAAGAAACAATAAATGAAGTTGGTTCTACATTTACTATACAAGGTTTTGATTTAAATTATGCTGGTGTAATATTAGGTCCATCAATTAAATATGAAAATGGGAAAATAGTGTATGACACTTCAAAAAAAGCATATGATAAAATGACAAGAAAACGTACAATTACTGAGGATGTAAAACAAAGTTTTGCTGAAAAATTTTCTAAAAACGAATTAAGAATACTTATGACTCGTGGTGTTAATGGATTGTACATTTATGCATGTGATGAGAACTTAAGAAATTATTTAATGAAACTTCAAAAAAAATAA
- a CDS encoding IS30 family transposase encodes MEVKGVTWYYSHPYCSFERGSNEVQNKIIRKFIPKVTKISKYSVKEINAITEHMNNYPRKMFGGRTSKEIYEEKIKA; translated from the coding sequence ATGGAAGTCAAAGGAGTTACATGGTATTATAGTCACCCATATTGCTCGTTCGAAAGAGGAAGCAATGAGGTACAAAATAAAATAATAAGGAAATTTATACCAAAAGTTACAAAAATATCAAAATATAGCGTAAAAGAAATAAATGCGATAACAGAACATATGAATAATTATCCTAGAAAGATGTTTGGAGGGCGGACATCTAAAGAAATTTATGAAGAAAAAATAAAGGCATAA
- a CDS encoding helix-turn-helix domain-containing protein → MLEEFGERVKELRKNIGLSQEKFALKINMDRTYLASVEAGNRNISLKNIEKIADGFDMSISELFKGVENERRQKNL, encoded by the coding sequence TTGTTAGAGGAATTTGGGGAAAGAGTAAAAGAATTAAGAAAAAATATAGGCCTTAGTCAAGAAAAATTTGCATTAAAAATTAATATGGATCGAACTTATTTAGCATCAGTTGAAGCGGGTAATAGAAATATTTCGTTAAAGAATATTGAAAAAATTGCAGATGGGTTTGACATGTCTATATCGGAATTATTTAAAGGAGTTGAAAATGAGAGAAGACAAAAAAATTTATAA
- a CDS encoding DNA-methyltransferase, whose amino-acid sequence MRYGRIFNEDCLNHIRTLPNNSIDLILTDPPYNIAQYSRGNIKLPNRSEVNNDLGEWDHKEINPFEFVDEFKRVLKPEGNIFIFTSYNLIGKWHEAFDKEFDTFQYFIWHKTNPMPKIYKNGFLNSCEMIICLWNKGHKWNFTNQKEMHNFFESPICMGQERLKNPKHPAQKPLRLIRHLMTIGSDEGDIVYDPFMGVGTTCVAAIETKRKFIGVEIDKEFFYASKKRIKEQIKKSEYANRSL is encoded by the coding sequence ATGAGATATGGTAGAATATTTAATGAAGATTGTTTAAATCATATACGTACTTTACCAAATAATTCAATAGATTTAATCTTAACAGACCCTCCATACAATATAGCACAGTATTCAAGAGGAAACATTAAATTACCGAACAGATCAGAGGTTAATAATGATTTAGGTGAATGGGATCATAAGGAAATTAATCCATTCGAATTTGTCGATGAATTCAAAAGAGTTCTTAAACCAGAAGGAAATATTTTTATATTTACTAGCTACAATTTAATTGGTAAATGGCATGAAGCATTTGATAAAGAATTTGATACATTTCAATATTTTATTTGGCACAAAACAAATCCAATGCCAAAAATATATAAAAATGGATTTTTAAATAGTTGTGAGATGATTATTTGTTTGTGGAATAAAGGTCATAAGTGGAACTTTACAAATCAAAAAGAAATGCATAATTTTTTTGAAAGTCCAATATGTATGGGTCAAGAAAGACTTAAAAACCCAAAACATCCTGCTCAAAAACCATTAAGACTGATTAGACATTTAATGACCATTGGGAGTGATGAAGGAGATATTGTTTATGATCCTTTCATGGGAGTAGGAACCACATGTGTCGCAGCAATAGAGACAAAAAGGAAATTTATAGGGGTAGAAATAGATAAAGAGTTTTTTTATGCATCCAAAAAAAGAATTAAGGAACAAATAAAAAAATCAGAATATGCAAATAGAAGCTTATAG
- a CDS encoding DNA adenine methylase — translation MKPIIKWPGGKSREFDKIKDLIPQYSRYIEPFFGGGAVFFELMPSKAKINDISSSLICFYELVRNQNEEFKNILLEYDTSFISLINTCDSYSDKILEAYLNDDNNKSIDIVKFIISKTKVSKELVLDLDSYTKIILASVLDKFKRTKQNNLKRKFSDNDLLENLITGFTSGFYLHFRNIYNDINLNRLDTSKEFEIANFYFIREYCYGSMFRYNKKGEFNIPYGGMSYNRKQFTKKIVSLFNVETKNIFENTQIYNLDFEIFLDKIKLTNDDFIFLDPPYDTDFSDYEGKSFDLNDQIRLCNYLKRVPSKFILIIKNTDFIYNLYKSDFNILYFEKNYTYNVRSRNERSVTHLIIKNF, via the coding sequence TTGAAACCAATAATAAAATGGCCAGGCGGCAAATCTAGAGAATTTGATAAAATTAAGGATTTAATTCCACAATATTCAAGATACATTGAACCTTTCTTTGGTGGCGGAGCAGTTTTTTTTGAATTAATGCCTTCTAAAGCTAAAATCAATGATATTTCTTCTTCTTTGATTTGTTTCTATGAACTTGTTAGAAATCAAAATGAAGAATTTAAAAATATATTATTAGAATACGATACTTCGTTCATTTCTCTTATTAATACGTGCGATTCATATAGCGATAAAATTCTTGAAGCTTATTTAAATGATGATAATAATAAATCAATTGATATTGTTAAATTTATTATATCAAAGACAAAGGTATCAAAGGAACTTGTTTTAGATTTAGACTCATATACAAAAATAATATTAGCAAGTGTATTAGATAAATTTAAAAGGACTAAACAAAATAATTTAAAAAGAAAATTTAGTGATAATGATTTATTAGAAAATTTAATAACAGGCTTCACAAGTGGATTTTATTTACATTTTAGGAATATATATAATGATATAAACCTAAATAGATTAGATACATCTAAAGAATTTGAAATTGCAAACTTCTACTTTATCAGAGAATACTGTTATGGTTCAATGTTCAGATATAATAAAAAAGGTGAGTTTAATATACCTTACGGTGGTATGAGTTATAATAGAAAACAATTTACAAAAAAAATTGTTTCGCTTTTTAATGTAGAAACTAAAAATATATTTGAAAATACTCAAATATACAATTTAGATTTTGAAATTTTCTTAGATAAAATAAAACTAACAAATGATGATTTTATTTTTTTAGATCCTCCGTATGATACTGACTTTTCTGATTATGAAGGTAAATCTTTTGATTTAAATGACCAGATAAGATTATGTAATTATTTAAAAAGAGTTCCATCAAAATTTATTTTGATAATTAAAAACACAGACTTTATATATAATTTATATAAATCTGATTTTAACATTCTATATTTTGAAAAAAATTATACCTATAATGTTAGGAGCAGAAACGAAAGAAGTGTAACTCATTTAATCATTAAAAATTTTTAA